ATGGAGAGAGTTGAAGATCTCTTATCCCAGTAGTTgtcttttaaagatttttttgcatCGTTTTTATTAAAACAATTGATCATTCGAACATTTTAGCATCTGTTTTTGAAGTTGTCCATTTGTGTTTAGCCCTAGTTTAGTTGTGACTGAGTGAAAGGAAAAATGAGTCTTACTTCCAATCCTTCCCACTTTTACCCATCTTAAAGAGAGACTAGATGTCTTACCGAACATTTTCATTCGGTGCCTTGCCAGCCTTCCTAATGGCTGCACACTCATTCTTGTGTTCATCCCAGCATGCAGTCTGGCAGGTGCGGTTGCAGTAGAAGGCAAACTGGCAGTGGGTGCAGCGATGTAGCTTGGCCTGCTGACGGAAGCAGCTGTGACATACCTgcatgaataggctgacagcgAGCATAATCCTTTAATTTTCATGTCAAGAAGTTGAATCTGAATTTGTTCTCTTAGTATTGTGAAAAGTCATCTGATTTGTCTTCAATGTTTTCAATCGTACTACATATATCACTCACCCAATAAATTAATGGTTAAAGTACAAAAGTAAGGAGAGTGTTTTGGGACCATAAGGCCAATTATTTCTGGAGCGCAACTAGGATTCCAAGGTCACACAACTGACACAACCACATTCAAAGTAAAGTCATGTACAGATGCAAATGACACCTTGTCAGCCACTATATCTCATTTTGCTGGTGTCATGATAGTTGGCCATTTTAGAATTGAGCTCACATCTCAAACAAGACTTGTGGAGGCACCTGCAGTCAAAAAATGTGCTCACTGAAAACTGATGGTTTATTCTGTCTAATAAGAGAATAACAGGATCCCCCTACCTGTCAAAGACCACAGCAGCAAAGCTGGCCTCTGCAAAGACCACCTCCCCTGTGCTGAGGTCTCTGCCGGCTCTTAGGCCGCGACCTTTTTGCCCAACGTCAAAAAGCTCGACAGTCTCCATGTTCCCCACGGTCATTGTGTGggctgaacaaaacaaaaaatgaggaAGATATGATGAAAACAGTCGCAGACCGTGGTACAAGCAGTAGGCTAGAAAAGCTACAGGGAAGTGCTAGGTTCTCAGGGAATTCTCAGACATGTTTAGGGGTGCTGGCTCCTTGGACCGACCCCTGCCATAGCCAAAAATACATTCTCCACCTCTAAGGGGTGCACCATGTCCCAAGTGTGAGAAGGAAGACTATCAGGGGGAGGTGAGAGGGTCTGTAGTGCCAAGGTGGGAGTCGTTCACGTGTTGGGTTGCCTCCCCTTATGGTATTTTTGCCTCTGGCAGCTGTTGCCTTCCATCGGAGGCACATGACAGACGAAAGAGACACTCAGACTTGTTTTGATTTCAGGTGGGGGAAACAGTAGCAGGACAACAGTAGACAAAAGTTTGATGGATAGAAGGTGACGTTGGCCATACTTTTATGTATTTTGACATGATACGTTTTACAGGATTACTGATAGTCTTATAGTGCAGTCCTACACCAAGTATACAGATCTAGATCAGGGAGACTGCACTGCAGCATCAAGAATACACTCAGAATTATCATTCTCTATGAACCATTGAGTGGCCTGCTCGTACTAACTAAAGCTGCCATTGCTGTTCATCAGTAATATTGGACTTTCTCAGGGCCAAGATCTCCTCCACTGTGATTTTGAACAAATGACACAATCAGGAGTATGTCCACAGCCCCCTCCTCCTCACCCCCTTCACTCATTTCAGGTCCCCTATTCTCCACAGCAACACCATCATAAAATTTGACCAAGGGCAGTGAGGGTGATGATAATGTACCTTGAACTAAAATCCAAGCAAAGTCAGCATTTCACGCTCCTCAATGATGGAGAGGAGCTAGAGGGTGGAGAGCTTCAGGTTTCTTGTGATCCTTGCTCGCCTGGTTCACAAACTGGGGAAGCAACAACCAAGACCTCTTCCTCGGGAACCACGTGATCTTCCTGAGAAGTACCTATTGCTCTATGGTGTGGTGTGGTTCAGCTGCTCTACAGCAGAGAACAGGTGGGCAGGCCAGTGACTGTGACCAGACTATATCTACTATCTATGTATATATCTACTATATATCAGAGCATATCCATTAGTGAAAGACTCCAGTGGGAAGACCCCAATCTCACTGGTCACATCCTTAACTAGTGCCCTTGGTAGATgttccaggaaaaaaatgaaacagaagcAGCATACACCCACAGTAACTGAGGACAATTACTATACCCCACACCCCCAATGACAActcaaaactaaaaatatacAAGTCCGTAAAAACAGTGGTGCTACGGTATAATATTtactgtcatttttattttatttacattcctATTCCAATGCCCACATTATACTCATAACGACATtaatgtaatccatccatccatccatccattttcttagctgcttatcctcacaagggtcgcagggagtgctggagcctaacccggttgtcaacaggcaggaggcggggtacaccctgaactggttgtcagcaaatcgcagggcacatcaagactaacagccacactcacaatcacacctaggaccagtttggagtgtccaattaatgttgcatgttttcaggatgtgggaggagtgcctggagaaaacccacacaggaacagggagaacatgcaaactccacacaggtgggtccgggtttgaaaccgggacctcagaaccgtgagggcACCACTTTCCatctgattcaccgtgccgccacattaaTGTAATATTTCAGTCAATATAAATGCACATCTGTTTttgctctcattttgaattAGCTGAACTAAACAAACTAAGACAATTTTTTGTTCCAGGCCATGTAGTTATGGTTACCATGAATAAACATGCCTGCATTTATGTGCATGAATAATCACAGCAACACTGAAAACAAATACCGATACTATGTTTACGATTGTTTGCCTCGAGCAGTGCAAGACATCTCCTTTGCCTTCAGGTTGGTGATTGTGGGTTGTGGAATGTTGGGCCACTCTTCTTCAATGGCTGTGTTAAGTTGCTGGACATTGGTAGAAAGTGTAACTGTGATGTAGGTTGATCCAGAACATTCCTAACATGCTCAATGGGTGGCTGAATGTCACAACCAGGGGAGTGTAGTAATACATTACATTTACTTAAGTCACATTTTGGACAAATTGTACAGGATCAGGGAAGTTTGAATGcaacatacattttatttttacgtaTTTCTGTTTAGAAAACTCtttaagaaacaacaacaacaattggtCAAGCAGTGTAGTCATATGTTTTGCCAAACTTGAATATTTCAGGGtggcacgatggagcagctggaaagcgttggcctcacagttctcagttcactccctgtgtggagtttgcatgttctccccattacTGCATGGGTtttgcagctgcaaataagtatttgaacacctgtctatcagctgttAGTCAGCCTTtacaagtccacctccactccatgtattatcctgaatcagatgcacctgtgtgaggtcgttagctgcagatagacagctgtccaccccatacaatcagtcagactcaaacgtgtaacatggccaagaccaaagagctctccaaagacaccagagacaaaattgtaaaactccacacggctggaaagggctacggaaaaattcccaagcagcttggtgaaaaaaggtccactgttagaacaaccgttagaaaatggaagaagctaaacatgacggtcaatctcagtcggagtggagccacatgcaagatatcacctcgtggggtctcaatgatccttagaaaggtgaggaatcagcccaggactacacgacaggacttggtcaatgacctaaaaagatcaaggaccaccatttccaaggtgactgttggtaatacactaggacgttgtggtttgaaatcatgcatggcatggaagtttcccctgcttaaactaggaaatgtcaaggcccgtcttaagtttgccaatgaccatttggatgatgcagagaagtcatgggagaaggttttgtggtcagacaagaccaaaatggaactttttggtcataattccacaaaccgtgtttggaggaagacaaatgatgagttccatcccaagaacaccatcgctactgtgaagcatgggggtggtagcatcatgctttggggatgtttttctgtacatgggacaggacgactgcactgtacaaaggagaggatgaccacggccatgtattgcgagattttggggaacaacctctttccctcagtcagagcattgaagatgcacacaaataaattgtttaaaaaaatcatgcagttatttctggatttttccttttagattatctctctcacagtggacatgcacctacagtgaagaaaataagtatttgaacaccctgctatattgcacgttctcccacttaaaaatcatggaggggtctgaaattttcattgtgggtgcatgtctactgtaagagagaatctaaaaagaaaaatcctgaaatcccaaatgtatgatttttttaatgaattatttgtgtgatacagctgcaaataatcattttaacatctgtctatcagctccAATTATGTATGGAGAGAAATTAAGTTCCAAACATATTTGTAATGCAGACTGCCATGAGTGCAAGggcactggaaaaaaaagctgcaatatgggtggaacagctggttaAGAGTtcctgcatcacagttctgaggagcagggttaaaatcccagaTCCGCCAGTGTGGaaattgcaggttctccctgtgcctgcgtgggttttctctgggcactgctgTCTattcccacatcccgaaaatgatacgttaattggagactctaaattgcgtgtAGATTTGAGTCTGGGAACCGTTCCAGCACTCcgacgacacttgtgaggataaattgcTCAGATAATTGCTGGATCGTTAAGAATAATCTAGAAAGGGAAAGATAATGAGTGGGAAATGGTCTGTGGACATTAATCTGTAAAACCATTGGTCTTTATCATGGTGAACAAGAgataacaaaaggaaaaaaaattaataattttataGATTTAGTAATATTAGTACAGTACTCAGATTTCTTACTATTTCCTGAATTGTACAGAAAAATGATACAGACAACAACACAAGGAAAATCTCAAATGCAGTAAGACTTTGGTCCGTTTTTCAGTTAGGTTAAAAATGCACGCAGGTGAAGATATAggaaatgttttcatatttttcaatcCCTAAATACGGTATAGAACTACATAGAATTTTCTTACATTTTGATCAGAAGTGAACTTAATCTTAATCTACACCATCAAACTAAAATTACCATGACACATTTAAGGCCACAAAATCAATTGCATTCTCATAAAGAGTTACAATAAAAGcccataaaatatatttagtaTGCCGACAGTTTCTTTTCAGAATCATTGATTAAAAAGTTTCATCAAACTACTGTTAAAAAATAGCTCTTCACCGTACCGttaatttaacacaaaataaatgcaactTCAACTACAGATACAAGAGTAACAAAGGAAGCACTTGAACAATCGAGGCCAAACTCTACGACTGAAAGTGTGCTGTGCTATGATATATTTTGGGGTCTAGACGTCATAGAAGTCAACGTGATCTCCTGAAGTGTATTTGTCTTCGAGCAGTAGCTTCATCATCTTAGTACAGGAAGCTTCACATGTAAGCAGCTGGCCTTCATCAAACATGTCTGAAAACGCCTTCCTTAAGCTCGATTCCCCAGTTTTGGTCCTGGCGACTAACTGCATGTCTGTGTCCAAAGGACCTggttaaatgcaaaaaaaaaaaaaaagagagaatatgtttaaaaatcctttaaaaatgATTTCGGAGGTTTCCAAATACATTCGACATTGTGAAAGATAACTGCTCAAAACATACAAAGACAgaactgtatccatccattttctaagccatttatcatcacaagggtcacaggagtgctgcgaatggtggactacaccctgaactggtcgcgagtccatccatccatcttctaccgcttactCGGGTTAAGTTGCAGgggctttagcagggatgcccagttttccccagccacttcatccagctcttccaggtaggtcccgaggtgttcccagccCAGgcgagagatgtagtctctccagtgtaaactgggtcgtccctgggtgtcgacactgcaccgatccactTGTCGAATTCCCGcgccattcttccctcatttgtgATCTcctccccgacctggagaaggcGTACCAACCTTGccaactgaggaccacggtctcatatttggaggtgctgattttcatcctcgccacttcacactctgctgcgaactgCTCTAGTGAACGTTGAGGATCACGACTTGATGACGCCAACAAAAcatcatcatctgcaaaaagcaaagcTGCTTAACTGAGGCCACAAAACGGACCCCACTCTATGCCTCAGCTacacctagagattctgtccataaaagttctgaacagaATCGGGAAggagggcagccttggcagagtctgactctcactggaaacaagtccgacttactgccagcaatgcggaccaaactttgacactggtcgtacagggaccaaagaCCCCggatcagggggttcggtatgccatactcccgaagaaccccccacaagactccccgagggacacagtcgaacaccttctccaggtccacaaaacacatgtagactgtttgggcaaactcccaagcacccttgaggaccctgccgagggtgtagaactGGTCCATTGTTCCACGGCCAAGACGAAAACtccattgctcctcctgaattagAGTTTCAACTTCCCGACagatcctcctctccagcaccactGAAAAGACCATAtcaaggaggctgaggagtgtgatcgcCCTGTAGTTGAACACATTCTCTGTTCCTCTTTCTTAAAAAGGATGACCACTACGCCAGTCTTCCAATCCAAacgcactgtccctgatgtccatgcgatgaTGGAGGGGGGTGTCAACCAGGAcggccccacaacatccagagcctttaagaACTCTGGGATAATCTCTTCCACCCCCAAGGCTTTGTCacagaggagctttttaaccacctcagtgacttCAACCCCatagatagaagagcccgcctcagagaacccagactctgttccctcatgggaaggcatgccAGTGGAATTgatgaggtctttgaagtattctccccatgaCTAATTCTCTGCGCTTTAACTTTCTTTTCTATAGTagttgttaggtttatcacctaattTGCTGGAATAGatgcacaaataacggacaagaagtcttctttcttctgatcaggagaaGGTGTTTGGAgcctgtaactggcctgtctctcacatcctcctgatcagaagaaagaccaCTTCTTGTCTGTTATTTGTGCATCTCAAATGTATTTCTCCCCTTAAAACATACAAACGACTGTTACTTAAAACATGGCTTGTAAGGTTTTGTGATGACAACAGTTtgaccccaaaacaaacaaaaaaattacatccaaGAAATGAGAATGAAGCTATTTAACCATGCGAAAAgagatacatactgtatatgaatgTAAACAACCCCCCACCTGGAGCATAGTTGAGCACACGCAGGTCTGGTTCCTCTTCAGCCAGAACCTTGAACATCATATCTCTGGCTGCCTTTCCAGTACAGTACAGCACCCAAGAGCGGAATGGCTTCACGGCGCACAGTGAGGAGATGTTTACCACACAGCGGCGCATACCTAACTGCTTTGGAAAGGCCTGCAGCACACTGGCAGTAAGGCACAGAGCAGAGGTTATGTTCAAAGAAAGATATGAGTCCACTTCGGCCATGTTGGTGAAGCCTTTGGAGAAACGGGACACATCACCTAGAGAGGCTGAGAAGACAGAATTGCTACAATGAATATTTAACTTGGTAACCAGATGGTTAAAAGATAATCCATATATCAACCTTATATGCAAACaccaaaggcatgaaaaagataactatatattatataaagtgaggaaaaaacgtatttgaacaccctgtgatTTCAtaggttctcccactttgaaatcattggtctgaagttttcatctcaggtgcatgtccactgtgatcatcataatcaaaaaatatatataaatctggaaatcacaatgtaagatttcttaaaataatttatttgtatatttggtGTTCAACCACAAAGTctgcttctcccctttcctaccagaagatacaaGTGCTTTTCTGCCTACCTCTCTGattgatcaccttggctgttgtagttcagtcttctgggagctcatCCTATCTATCGAGAGccagtctcacctctttctgaaagggcGCACAACATTTTGCCTTTATCAGCTTCCACCACTTggttctctgctttacctttgtcttcttaatcttcctacacaccaccatcttatgCTATCGAGTAACActgtcccctaccactactttacagtcagtaatctccctCAGATTacattgaacaaaatgaaatccacctgcgtgcttctacctccgttcTTGTacgtcaccctatgttcctgcctcctctgggaaaaaagtgttcattactgccatttccttcctttttggAAAGTCCATTAttatctgtccctcaaaattcctttcctggaCACTGTACTTAGCCATGATTTCTTCATCGCCTGTTTTCTTCAttaacatgtccattacaatttgcacTAATCCCAATTCTCtctttgtctgggatgctcagaactacttaatctagttccttccagaatttcattttcatggtcaCTTCTTCTTACCTGTGGGGAATAGCTGTCctttaatcacattatacatcacCTCTTCAATTTCaggtttcagcctcatcactcaatctgatatcctttacacctccaagacattctcaaCCTGCTCTTCCTTTACAATAAACCCTACCACatctctcttcccatctactccatgttaaaattaaaattaacttTAAGCTTTACTTACCTTTCCACATGCTCTCTTAGATGcagaatatatcaacctttctccaaatcatcatgtcaaccaacaaACCCTTAAGATTAATTTCCTGTCGTAGTCCAAAAATTCAACGtctctacactcagttgtaaactctgtgcattcctcttcttctgtcgACGAAtcccctttcctcctcttctttgcatTGGACCAGAAGGAGCTGAATTTagaccaacgccctgcaggttaacagtgacGGGAGTGGAAGTTGTTAACCTGGGGCACGAGACCGATCCGTATGGGATTTTTTgatgaacggtcatatttgttttgcaaagtTTTAAGCCCGATGCCgtccctgacgcaaccctctgcatttaaccggttttgggaccggcctacagattgcaatgGCTTGTGCATATGACTACTCATTTGACATATGACGTATGAGACCATATGTCGCCTGAGAACAAATCTTACCAGCGTTATTGACGAGAATGACATGTTCTATGTCCCCCGAGAAAGCTTCTTTTGCGGTTCGGACGACGCTCTCCAATGCCTCCATCTGGGACAGATCTGCCATCACGCACCGAACCTCCAGGTCCGATTCGGCCAGCTCTGTTTGCAGAGCCCGCAGCTCGTTTCCGGATCGGGCTACCAGTACGAACACCGATCTAGGCTTCACCAGCCGGGCCATCTCCTTCGCAACAGCCCGGCCAAAGCCTCTGGAAGCCCCTGTGATGATGCACAAAGCTCGGCCAAGATGCTCCATTCTCTCTGCAGTAGCGCAACAGAGAAGTTAGTAGAACTAAACGATTACTCCTGGCTGTCAGTCTCTACTTCTTTTGTTTAATAGGCGTGGCTCGCGCACACTTGTTACTCTATTGCCATCTCTCGGTTTCACGTCGCATTTTCCAACATCACGTGAAGTAAAAAACTTATGTTCACGCAATTTCTTCAACAGAAAGGCTGTTCAAGGGGAGCATCAGAGGAATagggatttattttattttgtttttacatctaCCTATAACTGCCTTGTCTATGAACAGCGTAGCCACTGTGAAAATAGCCACCATTAGGTTTAATTTAAGGTTTGCAAAAACCATGTGTAACTagcagaggtggcaaaaatacTCACACTGTACTTCAATTTGTGTTGGCAAATTGACGAAAATGTGCAGGCCCTCGCTTGTTATTTACATGACCTCGTGTTGACACACAGGTTTTggggaaaaggaaaaatacCTAGTTGGAGATTTTattccacacaaaaaaagaaagaaaggaaaaaaatgtccagagtaatttttttgtgtagtaaCATTAAATAATGGTTCACTTATCAGTCTCAGAACTAATGATAATATACAAATAATTATGTTAGTATGAAGTTGATCATGGATATTGAGTTGGACCATATTGACATTATACTGACAATGTATATCATGAAATAACGATCGTTGTACTTACAAAACACTGTGGGGTAGAGATGTTTTCTGTAAGACTTCAAGTGAGTGGTAGCAGCACAATTGATCAAACATTCTAAATTAAAACGCATGATATTTACCATTAGTGAATAGATATTGGGAAGTCAGCATCTTGagggcacagtggtgcagctgtagcgcatcagcctcacagttgtgaggactggggttcaaatccctgccccacctctgtggagtttgtatattctccccatgtctgcgtgggttttctccttgcactccagtttcctcccacatcccaaaaccatgcaacattatttgaacactctaaattgccccagggtgtgattgtgattacggctgttgtcttgtctccatgtgccctgcgattggctgacaaccagttcaggatgtaccctgcctcctgcccaataactgttgggattagctccagcactcccgcgaccctcgtgaggataagcggctcagaaaatggatgtttggttATTTCTGCTATGGTTAAATAAATCAAGTTACTCACAGTTACTCAGGAGTTGAGAAATTATTTCACTTTGTACTTTTTACACATACTCAAGCAATTTTTTTGGAgcactactttttacttttacttaagtGAAATTATTGTGACGTAACAGTACTGTTACTTGACTCACTGTATGGTTACTCTCACCACCATTGGAGAGGACATCCTCTATTCCTACTCTTATGTTTAACCAAaatttttgctcatcagattAGCCATCATCATCTTTGTTTGActggtcttttgtatttttgcgtTGCTGCTGGTCATGGCCCTGCAGAACTCCGATGCACACGTAACATCAGCAACAAGAGCTGATCCACTAGTACATCAAGTATTCATTAGGAAATGCGCTGacaattattttctttcagttcttgtcagtCCATTGCCTTGTCACGTCCAGCTCATCGCTCACTGCTTGTTGCATTATACTGTTGCGTTATTGACATTATGTCCGTCATGCCATGATCTCTTAGTGCCACGTCTCGTAAAGTCTAGTTTAGGCTTATTTAAGTTACCCTTTGTTACTTTGAGTATTCTGGTTGTTACTTTGTCTTGTCGTATTTAAGAATTCAATACATTTATGATTCCTCTGCTCCTGCCTTGCATCCCTGCTTCCATGCAATCGGGTCCTCCAAGCCTTGCCTTGGCTTCCTTACGCTTCAGTAGCCTCATTCGTgagctaaccctaacctcaaGTACTGTAGTGTTGCGGGTTTGATTCCCCTTAGTTTAATTTTTTCCCTTGGTGTTATCCTTCTGCTGTGGCTTCGACCACCTCTCTGATTTAGAATTGGATAATTGTTGCTTATTTTGCATTGACCTTTTATTGTCAGCGTTTCTCTTGCTTGTGGGACACAAACATAAACTCCATCATCCAAAAACTCCAGCAAATGATGTACTTCCTTTGGTTTCTGAGGAAGCACTGCCTGCCACGGGAGCTGctaagacagttctacacagtggtcagtGAATCGGATCTGTGTAGCTCCATCACAgtttggtttggggctgccacaaaaaaaggactaactcagactgcaacggacaatcaaaactgctgaatggattgtcgacACTACCCTACCTaaccttgaggacttgcacgacACCCGAACTAGGAcgagagcaggcaggatcctctcagacccttcacatcctggtcaccaggtcttccagctccttcccttaGGTAGGCACTACCAATCCAAACCAAAACTACCAGCCATTCCAATGGCTTCTTCCCTCTCGCAATTAATTTCTTAAGCAGttaatatacaaataaactgtAACATGCTGCCAATATTTTGTctcgagtttgttgtcacatcctGCCGGCCCAATTAGGATTATGTGTTTATTGTAGATTAGGCAGAACGGTGGCACAACTgtagcgcgttggcctcacagttctgaagaccaggcttcaatcccggccccggctgtaTAGAGTTGcttgttcttcccatgcctgcatgggttttctctgggcacagtggtttcttcccacatcccaaaaacatgcattcattggagactctaaattgcccctagttgtaataaatttgcacaatcgactgaGGAATATctccaacatttgcacaatagatattgtcccagattattacacgactagtcactttaaactgcatacattccttgaagtcttgaatTGTCTCtaagtattctctgtcaattgcCTGTCTGTCTGCTtttgtactcaacatgtatgtcgtactcAGGCAATTCCAAATCcccgagacaaattccttgtctgTTGTTTACATTCTtagccaataaagatgattctgattctgaatacAAGGTTGGTCAATTGGTCTGGCTTTCCTCCCACGATCTGCAACTGCAGAGAGAGTCCCTTAAGATCATTTCGTCTTACATTGGTCTTTTCCCCATTACCAAACTCATCAATCCCACTTCAATCCATTTAAAACTCCCTCAGTCTTTGAAGACTCATTCTACTTTCAACATCTCATTGCTGAAGCCTGTCTCCACCTGTGCCCTGATCCCTCCGGCAAATCCCCTCAGATGATTGATGACCATTTTgtatatttctgttttttttttctattttgtgttgCAAGGAAACAACACCcctatagagatcgtgcacgtaCGTCATAAAAACACGTGATTTTGTTTACGtccccatattgccggtcaaacaaagcattgttgaaagttaattccgttgatataaaacgaaaatatgtttAGGTAcggtttattattttgttaaatacgcattgttctcaaatgagtcaacttggaattataaatacttcttgataaatTGAGATAGATAATAATTTGATTGCCGAagtccatcaatattttcttgtcttttcagctggtattctatagaatgatatatttgaagaactgtctcatctattgttACAACCAAACAGCACAagaggtctcgggcattgtgaaaaaaatctgctccggttcaatgactCTTGCACTTCCAAGCAGCTTCGTTTTACCGGCTATATGGCGCCGTAAAAACGGTAACGCCACTTGCACAATCTCAACAAGTTTATCTGCTTGTCTTGTCCTTGCTTGTTGGGTCATCTCCCAAGTACCGAACTGTAACAATACAATCTGGCCAACAGAGTGGAAACCTCAGagatccatccttccattttctttgccgcttatcctcacgagggtcgccggggAGTGTtagagcctctcccagctgtcaaggggcaggtggcagagtacactctgaactaggtgccagccaatcgcagggcacatggagacaaatagccgcactcacaatcaaccctaggggcaatttagagtgtccaattaatattgcatgtttttgggatgtgggaggaaaccgga
This DNA window, taken from Syngnathoides biaculeatus isolate LvHL_M chromosome 17, ASM1980259v1, whole genome shotgun sequence, encodes the following:
- the LOC133491043 gene encoding sepiapterin reductase-like isoform X2, yielding MEHLGRALCIITGASRGFGRAVAKEMARLVKPRSVFVLVARSGNELRALQTELAESDLEVRCVMADLSQMEALESVVRTAKEAFSGDIEHVILVNNAASLGDVSRFSKGFTNMAEVDSYLSLNITSALCLTASVLQAFPKQLGMRRCVVNISSLCAVKPFRSWVLYCTGKAARDMMFKVLAEEEPDLRVLNYAPGPLDTDMQLVARTKTGESSLRKAFSDMFDEGQLLTCEASCTKMMKLLLEDKYTSGDHVDFYDV
- the LOC133491045 gene encoding uncharacterized protein LOC133491045 codes for the protein MVFSVVLERRICREVETLIQEEQWSFRLGRGTMDQFYTLGRVLKGAWEFAQTVYMCFVDLEKVFDCVPRGVLWGVLREYGIPNPLIRGLWSLYDQCQSLVRIAGNDDVLLASSSRDPQRSLEQFAAECEVARMKISTSKYETVVLSWQGWYAFSRSGRRSQMREEWRGNSTSGSVQCRHPGTTQFTLERLHLSPGLGTPRDLPGRAG